A single region of the Brassica rapa cultivar Chiifu-401-42 chromosome A03, CAAS_Brap_v3.01, whole genome shotgun sequence genome encodes:
- the LOC103861267 gene encoding probable disease resistance protein RPP1 isoform X2: MRFRSFLKEIKKQRKIVEKRKKRKADELSNPIAKPVRKKIRVQNQSQTQVPSSPPSSLSPLPPLSALSPSSAPSSSSHVWLHDVFPSFRGEDVRKNFLSHIKKEFKRKTITFFNDNGIERGESIAPELIRGIRGSKIAIVLLSKNYASSKWCLEELVEIMNCREELGQTVMAIFYEVDPSDVKKLNGDFGKVFRKTCEGKSKEDIRRWKQALEKVATIAGYHSCNWVDEAAMIEDISTDVFNKLNNSAQSSDFDNLVGMSTHMIKLKLLLRLGSNEVRMIGIWGPSGIGKSTIARVLFSHYSREFQFSVFMENIKRRFPRPYYDEYSAKLQLQKEFMYQIVNQEDMKIQHLGVVEDRLKDKRVLAILDDVDHSLQIEAIAKEARWFGPGSRIIITTQDKSLLNARRIDDIYEVEFPPDDEALEIFCMYAFGQKSPHDGFKELAWEVTKLAGNLPLGLKVIGSYFEGRPKQEWEEDLPRLRSILDGEIESILKFSYDALRVDDQDLFLHLACFFNDETLEIVEGCLEKNFVGVKGRLRGLAEKAFISFEGGYTEIHDLLARFGREIVHKQSIREPGQRQFLVDAGDICQVLCNDTLGSRNVIGIDLDFSELDTELKISDGVFERMSNVQFLRVKDRKPYPYSIDPMTCLPRNLRILHWDYFPLTCLPSNFNPEFLVKLILTESNYLEKLWEGNKTIRNLKLMNLSNSKNLKELPDLSTATNLQSLDLSGCSSLTELPSSMENVTTLEELYLTSCSHLAKLPSSFLLSCLIYSEMESYDEVLSLYGCSSLRELPSSIGNMTRLQKFDLDGCSSLVELPSSIGDLIRLKTLNLNGCSSLVMLPSSIGNMNNLRKLYLKRCSKLKALPININMKSLDEVDLTDCSSLKSFPEISTNISVLELTRTSIEELPRSIMSWPRLRWLYLSETRIQEIAPWIKEMSHLSRLVIKGCTKLVSLPQLPDSLKSLVADSCESLERLDCSFYKTKLEELSFINCFKLNQEARDLIIKTSTRDLAVFPGESVPAYFTYRATGSALSLTWNGLDTQYFPTSLRFKACLLLVYKGDVVADDWVLAKISYCIKDKLNGVKPAGYSSQRRVKLPRTSGEHLFVFKIEETVSAPELVFEFEYTENNWEITECGLHPLETLAPSC; the protein is encoded by the exons atgaGATTTCGATCGTTTTTGAAAGAAATTAAGAAACAGAGAAAGATAgtagaaaagagaaagaagaggaaAGCAGATGAGCTTTCAAATCCGATCGCTAAACCAGTGAGAAAGAAAATCCGAGTGCAAAACCAGAGCCAAACTCAAGTCCCATCATCACCTCCGTCTTCTTTGTCTCCACTACCACCTCTGTCTGCTTTGTCTCCTTCATCGGctccatcttcttcctctcacgTCTGGTTACACGATGTCTTTCCGAGCTTCCGTGGGGAAGATGTCCGCAAAAACTTTCTTAGTCACATTAAAAAGGAGTTTAAGAGAAAGACAATCACATTTTTCAACGATAATGGGATCGAGAGAGGAGAGTCCATCGCTCCCGAACTCATACGGGGGATTAGAGGATCTAAGATTGCGATCGTCTTGCTCTCTAAGAACTATGCTTCTTCTAAGTGGTGTCTTGAGGAATTGGTGGAGATTATGAACTGCAGGGAGGAGCTGGGTCAAACTGTGATGGCCATTTTCTATGAAGTTGATCCATCTGATGTAAAGAAGCTGAACGGTGATTTTGGGAAGGTGTTCAGAAAAACTTGTGAGGGTAAATCtaaggaggacattaggaggtGGAAACAAGCTTTGGAGAAGGTGGCCACAATAGCTGGTTACCATTCATGCAACTG GGTTGATGAAGCTGCCATGATCGAGGATATATCCACCGATGTTTTTAACAAGCTGAATAATTCTGCACAATCGAGTGATTTCGACAATCTCGTTGGGATGAGTACTCATATGATAAAACTGAAACTGTTGCTACGCCTAGGCTCCAATGAAGTGAGGATGATAGGGATTTGGGGTCCTTCTGGAATTGGTAAGAGCACCATCGCCAGAGTTCTATTCAGCCATTACTCCCGTGAGTTCCAATTTAGTGTCTTTATGGAGAATATTAAAAGACGTTTTCCCAGACCTTACTATGATGAGTACAGTGCGAAACTGCAATTACAAAAAGAGTTCATGTACCAAATAGTCAACCAAGAAGATATGAAGATTCAGCATTTAGGAGTTGTGGAAGACAGGTTAAAAGACAAGAGAGTGCTTGCCATTCTTGATGACGTGGATCATTCGTTGCAAATAGAAGCCATAGCGAAAGAAGCTCGGTGGTTTGGTCCTGGAAGTAGGataataatcacaacacaagATAAAAGTCTTTTAAATGCACGTAGGATTGACGATATCTACGAGGTGGAGTTTCCACCTGACGACGAGGCTCTTGAAATCTTCTGCATGTATGCTTTTGGCCAAAAGTCTCCACAtgatggatttaaggaacttgCTTGGGAAGTTACAAAACTTGCCGGTAATCTCCCTTTGGGACTAAAGGTTATAGGATCTTATTTCGAAGGAAGGCCCAAGCAGGAGTGGGAAGAGGATTTACCAAGGTTAAGAAGTATACTTGATGGAGAAATAGAAAGTATTTTAAAGTTCAGTTACGATGCCCTACGCGTTGATGATCAAGATTTATTTCTTCATTTAGCTTGCTTTTTCAACGATGAAACGCTTGAAATTGTGGAAGGGTGTCTTGAAAAGAATTTTGTTGGTGTGAAAGGTCGTCTCCGTGGTTTAGCTGAGAAAGCTTTCATATCCTTCGAGGGGGGATATACAGAAATCCATGATTTGTTAGCACGTTTTGGTAGAGAGATTGTTCATAAACAATCCATTCGTGAACCTGGGCAGCGCCAGTTTTTGGTTGATGCTGGAGATATATGTCAAGTACTATGTAACGATACACTA GGTAGTCGAAATGTTATAGGCATAGATTTGGACTTTTCAGAGTTGGATACGGAGTTGAAGATAAGTGACGGAGTTTTTGAAAGAATGTCCAATGTCCAATTCTTAAGAGTCAAAGACAGGAAGCCATATCCTTACAGCATAGACCCCATGACATGTCTGCCCCGAAATCTAAGAATTTTGCATTGGGATTATTTTCCGCTGACATGTCTGCCTTCTAATTTTAATCCAGAGTTCCTGGTGAAACTAATCTTGACTGAAAGCAACTACCTTGAGAAATTGTGGGAAGGAAATAAA ACGATTAGAAATCTGAAATTGATGAATTTGTCGAACTCCAAAAATCTAAAGGAGCTTCCCGATCTCTCAACTGCCACTAATCTGCAAAGCTTGGATCTTTCTGGTTGCTCAAGTCTAACTGAGCTCCCCTCTTCTATGGAAAATGTCACTACTCTCGAGGAATTGTATCTCACGAGCTGCTCACATCTAGCTAAGCTCCcctcttcttttcttctatCTTGTCTTATATATTCCGAAATGGAAAGTTACGACGAGGTATTGTCTCTTTATGGATGCTCAAGTCTACGGGAGCTACCTTCTTCTATTGGGAATATGACTAGGCTTCAAAAGTTCGATCTTGATGGATGCTCAAGTCTTGTAGAGCTCCCCTCTTCCATTGGGGATTTAATCAGACTGAAGACGTTGAATCTTAATGGATGTTCAAGTCTTGTGATGCTCCCCTCTTCCATTGGGAATATGAATAATCTCAGGAAGTTGTATCTCAAAAGATGCTCAAAGCTAAAGGCCCTTCCGATCAACATCAACATGAAATCTCTTGATGAGGTTGATCTCACTGACTGCTCGTCATTGAAAAGTTTTCCCGAGATTTCCACAAACATCAGCGTTCTAGAGCTCACTAGAACTTCAATAGAAGAATTACCTCGATCAATAATGTCATGGCCTCGTCTTCGTTGGTTATACTTGAGCGAGACAAGAATACAAGAAATTGCTCCATGGATCAAGGAAATGTCTCATCTAAGTCGACTTGTAATCAAGGGGTGCACGAAGCTGGTTTCTCTTCCACAGCTTCCGGACTCCTTAAAATCCCTAGTCGCAGACAGTTGTGAGTCCCTCGAGAGACTGGATTGCTCTTTCTACAAGACAAAGTTAGAAGAGCTCAGCTTTATCAACTGCTTTAAACTGAATCAAGAAGCAAGAGACCTTATCATCAAGACATCGACAAGAGACCTGGCAGTTTTTCCCGGAGAATCAGTGCCTGCATATTTCACGTACCGAGCCACCGGGAGTGCCCTGTCATTGACGTGGAATGGATTAGATACACAGTATTTTCCTACATCCTTGAGATTTAAAGCTTGCCTCTTACTAGTTTATAAAGGTGACGTTGTTGCTGATGATTGGGTCTTGGCTAAAATATCTTATTGCATCAAGGACAAACTCAATGGTGTTAAACCAGCTGGTTATTCTTCTCAAAGACGTGTCAAATTGCCTCGAACTTCAGGGGAGCATCTGTTCGTATTCAAAATTGAAGAAACTGTGAGTGCTCCCGAGTTAGTCTTTGAGTTCGAATACACGGAAAACAATTGGGAGATTACAGAATGCGGGCTACATCCTCTGGAAACCTTGGCTCCCTCGTGTTAA
- the LOC103861267 gene encoding probable disease resistance protein RPP1 isoform X4 has protein sequence MDFSLFLTIVAAAIGFFVIRRFRFNPENNEIDTSSLSPSSPPSSLSSRSLSTSSTPSALSPSSASPSSSSHVWMYDVFPSFRGEDVRRDVLSHILKEFTRKGITPFNDNGIKRGESIGPKLIQGIRESKIAIILLSRNYASSTWCLEELVEIMKCREELGQTVMAIFYKVDPSDVKKLTGDFGSVFRKTCEGKGEEDIGRWKQALEKVATIAGYHSYNWDNEASMVETIASDVSNELFNFVPSRDFEVFVGMRAHMINLKPLLLLGTNEVRMKGIWGPSGIGKSTIARVLFNQHSHQFPFSVFMEKIKRRYRGPYIDTYSAQIQLQEEFLSKLINQKDIKIHRLEVVQDRLKGKKVLVVLDDVDHLLQLEAVAEKAQWFGPGSIIVITTQDKKLLTAHEVKYIYEVELPPDKEALEIFCRYAFGQKYPPDGFKELAWEVTKLAGKLPLGLRVMGSHFKGRPKQEWQEELPRLRSRLDGEIESTLKFSYDALCDDNQAIFLHLACFLKDELPETVERCLEKNFVGVKGCLRVLAEKSFIYFEWGRIQMHDLLALLGREIVRKKSIHEPGQRQFLVDAGDICQVLRDGTLGSRNVIGIDSKLLETGLKISDRVFKRMPNVQFLRVKYHSKPYPHSIDPVTCLPSNLRILDWDSFPMTCLPSNFNPEFLVEIILTKSNFLEKLWEGNKTIRNLKLMNLSNSKNLKELPDLSTATNLQSLDLSGCSSLTELPSSMENVTTLEELYLTSCSHLAKLPSSFLLSCLIYSEMESYDEVLSLYGCSSLRELPSSIGNMTRLQKFDLDGCSSLVELPSSIGDLIRLKTLNLNGCSSLVMLPSSIGNMNNLRKLYLKRCSKLKALPININMKSLDEVDLTDCSSLKSFPEISTNISVLELTRTSIEELPRSIMSWPRLRWLYLSETRIQEIAPWIKEMSHLSRLVIKGCTKLVSLPQLPDSLKSLVADSCESLERLDCSFYKTKLEELSFINCFKLNQEARDLIIKTSTRDLAVFPGESVPAYFTYRATGSALSLTWNGLDTQYFPTSLRFKACLLLVYKGDVVADDWVLAKISYCIKDKLNGVKPAGYSSQRRVKLPRTSGEHLFVFKIEETVSAPELVFEFEYTENNWEITECGLHPLETLAPSC, from the exons ATGGATTTCTCTCTTTTCCTTACCATCGTTGCTGCTGCAATAGGTTTCTTCGTGATTCGAAGATTCAGATTCAATCCAGAAAACAATGAAATCGATACTTCGTCTTTGTCTCCATCATCACCACCATCTTCTTTATCTTCTAGGTCTTTGTCTACTTCATCAACTCCATCTGCTTTGTCTCCTTCATCggcttctccatcttcttcctctcatgTCTGGATGTACGATGTCTTTCCGAGCTTCCGTGGGGAAGATGTTCGAAGAGACGTTCTAAGTCACATTCTAAAAGAGTTTACAAGAAAGGGAATCACACCATTCAATGATAATGGGATCAAGAGAGGAGAATCCATCGGTCCCAAACTCATACAGGGGATTAGAGAATCTAAGATCGCCATCATCTTGCTCTCGAGGAACTACGCTTCTTCAACATGGTGTCTTGAGGAGTTGGTGGAGATTATGAAGTGCAGGGAAGAATTGGGTCAAACTGTGATGGCCATTTTCTACAAAGTAGATCCATCTGATGTAAAGAAGCTGACCGGTGATTTCGGGAGTGTTTTCAGAAAAACTTGTGAGGGTAAAGGTGAGGAGGACATTGGAAGATGGAAACAAGCTTTGGAGAAGGTGGCCACAATCGCTGGATACCATTCCTACAACTG GGATAATGAAGCATCCATGGTCGAAACAATTGCCAGTGACGTTTCAAATGAGCTCTTTAATTTTGTGCCATCAAGGGATTTCGAAGTTTTTGTTGGCATGAGAGCTCATATGATAAATCTGAAACCGTTGTTGCTCCTAGGCACCAATGAAGTGAGGATGAAAGGGATTTGGGGTCCTTCTGGAATTGGTAAGAGCACCATCGCCAGAGTTCTATTTAACCAACACTCTCATCAGTTCCCGTTTAGTGTCTTCATGGAGAAAATTAAAAGACGTTATCGGGGACCTTATATCGATACGTACAGTGCACAAATTCAATTACAGGAAGAGTTCCTGTCCAAACTAATCAACCAAAAAGATATCAAGATTCATCGTTTAGAAGTTGTGCAAGACAGGTTAAAAGGCAAGAAAGTGCTTGTGGTTCTTGATGACGTGGACCATTTGTTGCAACTAGAAGCCGTGGCGGAAAAAGCTCAGTGGTTTGGTCCTGGAAGTATAATTGTCATCACAACGCAAGATAAAAAGCTTTTGACTGCTCATGAGGTTAAATATATTTACGAG gtcgagcTTCCACCTGACAAAGAGGCTCTTGAAATTTTCTGCAGGTATGCTTTTGGTCAAAAGTATCCACCTGATGGCTTCAAAGAACTTGCCTGGGAGGTTACAAAACTTGCTGGTAAGCTCCCTTTGGGACTGAGGGTTATGGGATCTCATTTCAAAGGAAGGCCCAAGCAGGAGTGGCAAGAGGAACTACCAAGGTTAAGAAGTAGACTTGATGGAGAAATAGAAAGTACTTTAAAGTTCAGTTATGATGCCTTATGCGATGACAATCAAGCTATATTTCTTCACTTAGCATGCTTTCTCAAAGACGAATTGCCGGAAACTGTGGAAAGGTGTCTTGAAAAGAATTTTGTTGGTGTGAAAGGTTGTCTTCGTGTTTTAGCTGAGAAATCTTTCATATACTTCGAGTGGGGACGTATACAGATGCATGATTTGCTAGCACTTTTGGGTAGAGAAATTGTTCGTAAAAAATCCATTCATGAACCTGGGCAGCGCCAGTTTTTGGTTGATGCTGGAGATATATGCCAAGTACTACGTGATGGTACACTA GGTAGTCGAAATGTTATAGGCATAGATTCAAAGTTGTTGGAGACGGGGTTGAAGATAAGTGACAGAGTTTTTAAAAGAATGCCCAATGTCCAATTCTTAAGAGTGAAATATCACAGTAAGCCATATCCTCACAGCATAGATCCCGTGACATGTCTGCCCTCAAATCTAAGAATTTTGGATTGGGATTCTTTTCCGATGACATGCCTGCCTTCTAATTTTAATCCGGAGTTCCTGGTGGAAATAATCTTGACTAAAAGCAACTTCCTTGAGAAATTGTGGGAAGGAAATAAA ACGATTAGAAATCTGAAATTGATGAATTTGTCGAACTCCAAAAATCTAAAGGAGCTTCCCGATCTCTCAACTGCCACTAATCTGCAAAGCTTGGATCTTTCTGGTTGCTCAAGTCTAACTGAGCTCCCCTCTTCTATGGAAAATGTCACTACTCTCGAGGAATTGTATCTCACGAGCTGCTCACATCTAGCTAAGCTCCcctcttcttttcttctatCTTGTCTTATATATTCCGAAATGGAAAGTTACGACGAGGTATTGTCTCTTTATGGATGCTCAAGTCTACGGGAGCTACCTTCTTCTATTGGGAATATGACTAGGCTTCAAAAGTTCGATCTTGATGGATGCTCAAGTCTTGTAGAGCTCCCCTCTTCCATTGGGGATTTAATCAGACTGAAGACGTTGAATCTTAATGGATGTTCAAGTCTTGTGATGCTCCCCTCTTCCATTGGGAATATGAATAATCTCAGGAAGTTGTATCTCAAAAGATGCTCAAAGCTAAAGGCCCTTCCGATCAACATCAACATGAAATCTCTTGATGAGGTTGATCTCACTGACTGCTCGTCATTGAAAAGTTTTCCCGAGATTTCCACAAACATCAGCGTTCTAGAGCTCACTAGAACTTCAATAGAAGAATTACCTCGATCAATAATGTCATGGCCTCGTCTTCGTTGGTTATACTTGAGCGAGACAAGAATACAAGAAATTGCTCCATGGATCAAGGAAATGTCTCATCTAAGTCGACTTGTAATCAAGGGGTGCACGAAGCTGGTTTCTCTTCCACAGCTTCCGGACTCCTTAAAATCCCTAGTCGCAGACAGTTGTGAGTCCCTCGAGAGACTGGATTGCTCTTTCTACAAGACAAAGTTAGAAGAGCTCAGCTTTATCAACTGCTTTAAACTGAATCAAGAAGCAAGAGACCTTATCATCAAGACATCGACAAGAGACCTGGCAGTTTTTCCCGGAGAATCAGTGCCTGCATATTTCACGTACCGAGCCACCGGGAGTGCCCTGTCATTGACGTGGAATGGATTAGATACACAGTATTTTCCTACATCCTTGAGATTTAAAGCTTGCCTCTTACTAGTTTATAAAGGTGACGTTGTTGCTGATGATTGGGTCTTGGCTAAAATATCTTATTGCATCAAGGACAAACTCAATGGTGTTAAACCAGCTGGTTATTCTTCTCAAAGACGTGTCAAATTGCCTCGAACTTCAGGGGAGCATCTGTTCGTATTCAAAATTGAAGAAACTGTGAGTGCTCCCGAGTTAGTCTTTGAGTTCGAATACACGGAAAACAATTGGGAGATTACAGAATGCGGGCTACATCCTCTGGAAACCTTGGCTCCCTCGTGTTAA
- the LOC103861267 gene encoding probable disease resistance protein RPP1 isoform X3, whose translation MRFRSFLKEIKKQRKIVEKRKKRKADELSNPIAKPVRKKIRVQNQSQTQVPSSPPSSLSPLPPLSALSPSSAPSSSSHVWLHDVFPSFRGEDVRKNFLSHIKKEFKRKTITFFNDNGIERGESIAPELIRGIRGSKIAIVLLSKNYASSKWCLEELVEIMNCREELGQTVMAIFYEVDPSDVKKLNGDFGKVFRKTCEGKSKEDIRRWKQALEKVATIAGYHSCNWDNEASMVETIASDVSNELFNFVPSRDFEVFVGMRAHMINLKPLLLLGTNEVRMKGIWGPSGIGKSTIARVLFNQHSHQFPFSVFMEKIKRRYRGPYIDTYSAQIQLQEEFLSKLINQKDIKIHRLEVVQDRLKGKKVLVVLDDVDHLLQLEAVAEKAQWFGPGSIIVITTQDKKLLTAHEVKYIYEVELPPDKEALEIFCRYAFGQKYPPDGFKELAWEVTKLAGKLPLGLRVMGSHFKGRPKQEWQEELPRLRSRLDGEIESTLKFSYDALCDDNQAIFLHLACFLKDELPETVERCLEKNFVGVKGCLRVLAEKSFIYFEWGRIQMHDLLALLGREIVRKKSIHEPGQRQFLVDAGDICQVLRDGTLGSRNVIGIDSKLLETGLKISDRVFKRMPNVQFLRVKYHSKPYPHSIDPVTCLPSNLRILDWDSFPMTCLPSNFNPEFLVEIILTKSNFLEKLWEGNKTIRNLKLMNLSNSKNLKELPDLSTATNLQSLDLSGCSSLTELPSSMENVTTLEELYLTSCSHLAKLPSSFLLSCLIYSEMESYDEVLSLYGCSSLRELPSSIGNMTRLQKFDLDGCSSLVELPSSIGDLIRLKTLNLNGCSSLVMLPSSIGNMNNLRKLYLKRCSKLKALPININMKSLDEVDLTDCSSLKSFPEISTNISVLELTRTSIEELPRSIMSWPRLRWLYLSETRIQEIAPWIKEMSHLSRLVIKGCTKLVSLPQLPDSLKSLVADSCESLERLDCSFYKTKLEELSFINCFKLNQEARDLIIKTSTRDLAVFPGESVPAYFTYRATGSALSLTWNGLDTQYFPTSLRFKACLLLVYKGDVVADDWVLAKISYCIKDKLNGVKPAGYSSQRRVKLPRTSGEHLFVFKIEETVSAPELVFEFEYTENNWEITECGLHPLETLAPSC comes from the exons atgaGATTTCGATCGTTTTTGAAAGAAATTAAGAAACAGAGAAAGATAgtagaaaagagaaagaagaggaaAGCAGATGAGCTTTCAAATCCGATCGCTAAACCAGTGAGAAAGAAAATCCGAGTGCAAAACCAGAGCCAAACTCAAGTCCCATCATCACCTCCGTCTTCTTTGTCTCCACTACCACCTCTGTCTGCTTTGTCTCCTTCATCGGctccatcttcttcctctcacgTCTGGTTACACGATGTCTTTCCGAGCTTCCGTGGGGAAGATGTCCGCAAAAACTTTCTTAGTCACATTAAAAAGGAGTTTAAGAGAAAGACAATCACATTTTTCAACGATAATGGGATCGAGAGAGGAGAGTCCATCGCTCCCGAACTCATACGGGGGATTAGAGGATCTAAGATTGCGATCGTCTTGCTCTCTAAGAACTATGCTTCTTCTAAGTGGTGTCTTGAGGAATTGGTGGAGATTATGAACTGCAGGGAGGAGCTGGGTCAAACTGTGATGGCCATTTTCTATGAAGTTGATCCATCTGATGTAAAGAAGCTGAACGGTGATTTTGGGAAGGTGTTCAGAAAAACTTGTGAGGGTAAATCtaaggaggacattaggaggtGGAAACAAGCTTTGGAGAAGGTGGCCACAATAGCTGGTTACCATTCATGCAACTG GGATAATGAAGCATCCATGGTCGAAACAATTGCCAGTGACGTTTCAAATGAGCTCTTTAATTTTGTGCCATCAAGGGATTTCGAAGTTTTTGTTGGCATGAGAGCTCATATGATAAATCTGAAACCGTTGTTGCTCCTAGGCACCAATGAAGTGAGGATGAAAGGGATTTGGGGTCCTTCTGGAATTGGTAAGAGCACCATCGCCAGAGTTCTATTTAACCAACACTCTCATCAGTTCCCGTTTAGTGTCTTCATGGAGAAAATTAAAAGACGTTATCGGGGACCTTATATCGATACGTACAGTGCACAAATTCAATTACAGGAAGAGTTCCTGTCCAAACTAATCAACCAAAAAGATATCAAGATTCATCGTTTAGAAGTTGTGCAAGACAGGTTAAAAGGCAAGAAAGTGCTTGTGGTTCTTGATGACGTGGACCATTTGTTGCAACTAGAAGCCGTGGCGGAAAAAGCTCAGTGGTTTGGTCCTGGAAGTATAATTGTCATCACAACGCAAGATAAAAAGCTTTTGACTGCTCATGAGGTTAAATATATTTACGAG gtcgagcTTCCACCTGACAAAGAGGCTCTTGAAATTTTCTGCAGGTATGCTTTTGGTCAAAAGTATCCACCTGATGGCTTCAAAGAACTTGCCTGGGAGGTTACAAAACTTGCTGGTAAGCTCCCTTTGGGACTGAGGGTTATGGGATCTCATTTCAAAGGAAGGCCCAAGCAGGAGTGGCAAGAGGAACTACCAAGGTTAAGAAGTAGACTTGATGGAGAAATAGAAAGTACTTTAAAGTTCAGTTATGATGCCTTATGCGATGACAATCAAGCTATATTTCTTCACTTAGCATGCTTTCTCAAAGACGAATTGCCGGAAACTGTGGAAAGGTGTCTTGAAAAGAATTTTGTTGGTGTGAAAGGTTGTCTTCGTGTTTTAGCTGAGAAATCTTTCATATACTTCGAGTGGGGACGTATACAGATGCATGATTTGCTAGCACTTTTGGGTAGAGAAATTGTTCGTAAAAAATCCATTCATGAACCTGGGCAGCGCCAGTTTTTGGTTGATGCTGGAGATATATGCCAAGTACTACGTGATGGTACACTA GGTAGTCGAAATGTTATAGGCATAGATTCAAAGTTGTTGGAGACGGGGTTGAAGATAAGTGACAGAGTTTTTAAAAGAATGCCCAATGTCCAATTCTTAAGAGTGAAATATCACAGTAAGCCATATCCTCACAGCATAGATCCCGTGACATGTCTGCCCTCAAATCTAAGAATTTTGGATTGGGATTCTTTTCCGATGACATGCCTGCCTTCTAATTTTAATCCGGAGTTCCTGGTGGAAATAATCTTGACTAAAAGCAACTTCCTTGAGAAATTGTGGGAAGGAAATAAA ACGATTAGAAATCTGAAATTGATGAATTTGTCGAACTCCAAAAATCTAAAGGAGCTTCCCGATCTCTCAACTGCCACTAATCTGCAAAGCTTGGATCTTTCTGGTTGCTCAAGTCTAACTGAGCTCCCCTCTTCTATGGAAAATGTCACTACTCTCGAGGAATTGTATCTCACGAGCTGCTCACATCTAGCTAAGCTCCcctcttcttttcttctatCTTGTCTTATATATTCCGAAATGGAAAGTTACGACGAGGTATTGTCTCTTTATGGATGCTCAAGTCTACGGGAGCTACCTTCTTCTATTGGGAATATGACTAGGCTTCAAAAGTTCGATCTTGATGGATGCTCAAGTCTTGTAGAGCTCCCCTCTTCCATTGGGGATTTAATCAGACTGAAGACGTTGAATCTTAATGGATGTTCAAGTCTTGTGATGCTCCCCTCTTCCATTGGGAATATGAATAATCTCAGGAAGTTGTATCTCAAAAGATGCTCAAAGCTAAAGGCCCTTCCGATCAACATCAACATGAAATCTCTTGATGAGGTTGATCTCACTGACTGCTCGTCATTGAAAAGTTTTCCCGAGATTTCCACAAACATCAGCGTTCTAGAGCTCACTAGAACTTCAATAGAAGAATTACCTCGATCAATAATGTCATGGCCTCGTCTTCGTTGGTTATACTTGAGCGAGACAAGAATACAAGAAATTGCTCCATGGATCAAGGAAATGTCTCATCTAAGTCGACTTGTAATCAAGGGGTGCACGAAGCTGGTTTCTCTTCCACAGCTTCCGGACTCCTTAAAATCCCTAGTCGCAGACAGTTGTGAGTCCCTCGAGAGACTGGATTGCTCTTTCTACAAGACAAAGTTAGAAGAGCTCAGCTTTATCAACTGCTTTAAACTGAATCAAGAAGCAAGAGACCTTATCATCAAGACATCGACAAGAGACCTGGCAGTTTTTCCCGGAGAATCAGTGCCTGCATATTTCACGTACCGAGCCACCGGGAGTGCCCTGTCATTGACGTGGAATGGATTAGATACACAGTATTTTCCTACATCCTTGAGATTTAAAGCTTGCCTCTTACTAGTTTATAAAGGTGACGTTGTTGCTGATGATTGGGTCTTGGCTAAAATATCTTATTGCATCAAGGACAAACTCAATGGTGTTAAACCAGCTGGTTATTCTTCTCAAAGACGTGTCAAATTGCCTCGAACTTCAGGGGAGCATCTGTTCGTATTCAAAATTGAAGAAACTGTGAGTGCTCCCGAGTTAGTCTTTGAGTTCGAATACACGGAAAACAATTGGGAGATTACAGAATGCGGGCTACATCCTCTGGAAACCTTGGCTCCCTCGTGTTAA